In Synechococcus sp. KORDI-100, a single window of DNA contains:
- a CDS encoding sulfotransferase family protein, with protein sequence MSSQHHFILFNQLPLIYGRVPKVANTSIKAALHRLLQQAPEKGARSTTDAFWSKSTHGETRLISPREARSLRGSHFSFSFVRNPFDRLVSAYNNKVLELDDVTGPMHAMGLRHDMPFGEFLHRVVETPDEQMDVHLLPQTSILCVDGKLIPSFVGQMEQMQSHWMSLQRRLRRERLPNLGAIPSKNVRRGDKRDDLRELFSDPGLVHLVIERYGDDISTFYSKSDVQQLISGEPLPLYPPIEPSVAGCVF encoded by the coding sequence ATGAGCAGCCAGCACCATTTCATCCTGTTCAATCAGCTACCGCTGATTTATGGCCGTGTCCCCAAAGTTGCGAATACCTCGATTAAAGCAGCTCTTCATCGGCTTCTTCAACAAGCACCGGAGAAAGGAGCACGCTCCACCACCGACGCCTTCTGGAGCAAAAGCACCCACGGTGAAACACGTTTGATTTCACCTCGAGAAGCACGATCGCTGCGTGGCTCTCACTTCAGCTTCAGTTTCGTCCGCAATCCCTTCGACCGCTTGGTCTCTGCTTACAACAACAAGGTCCTTGAACTCGACGATGTGACTGGCCCGATGCATGCAATGGGCTTACGGCATGACATGCCATTTGGAGAGTTTCTACATCGCGTTGTGGAAACCCCAGATGAGCAGATGGATGTTCATCTGTTGCCTCAAACCAGCATTCTTTGTGTTGATGGCAAGCTGATTCCCTCGTTTGTCGGACAGATGGAACAGATGCAAAGCCACTGGATGTCACTACAACGACGACTTCGCCGCGAAAGACTTCCAAACCTGGGTGCAATTCCAAGCAAAAATGTAAGGCGAGGCGACAAACGGGATGACCTGCGTGAACTTTTCTCAGACCCTGGCCTTGTCCACTTGGTGATCGAGCGCTATGGCGATGATATTTCGACTTTTTATTCAAAAAGCGACGTGCAGCAATTAATTTCAGGCGAACCTTTACCGCTCTACCCGCCAATTGAACCATCTGTAGCGGGCTGCGTCTTTTAA
- a CDS encoding sulfotransferase domain-containing protein has translation MRSLELQKKLRESLAGKHDHLAKRYQNCLPNFIVIGAAKSATTSLAKVLSRHPDIHFSSAKEPKFFGRNYLRGWDWYAHFFERGRDQLLRGEASTMYSSSSREFQYTPQLIAHHLGLIKLIYVVRHPMKRIASHWRHYRGRYPNCPEFQDILCNKSMRKRVVETSLYHQQLKRYLHVFPSDIIHCMTYEELISQPRKTLSAMFSFLGVKAKLGKVLRKGKIPTKNMAGTKGRVLVDPPVWSPRLKQELLDIVRPDAELMLHHMGRPLDTWDWSL, from the coding sequence ATGAGATCACTCGAGCTCCAAAAAAAGCTCAGAGAAAGCCTGGCAGGCAAACATGATCACCTGGCAAAAAGATACCAAAACTGCCTGCCAAATTTCATCGTGATTGGCGCGGCAAAATCAGCAACAACGAGCCTTGCGAAGGTTCTTTCAAGGCACCCAGACATCCACTTCAGCAGCGCCAAGGAACCAAAATTTTTTGGGCGAAATTATCTCAGAGGCTGGGATTGGTATGCACACTTTTTTGAACGTGGTCGCGACCAACTGCTTCGCGGGGAAGCAAGCACAATGTATTCGTCCAGCAGCCGCGAATTTCAGTACACACCCCAACTCATCGCTCACCATCTTGGTTTAATTAAGTTGATCTATGTTGTGCGCCATCCAATGAAGAGAATTGCCTCCCATTGGCGGCATTATCGCGGAAGGTATCCTAACTGCCCTGAGTTCCAGGATATTTTGTGCAATAAATCCATGCGAAAACGAGTTGTAGAGACTTCTCTCTATCATCAACAACTCAAACGCTATCTTCATGTGTTTCCAAGCGATATCATCCACTGCATGACATACGAAGAGCTGATCAGCCAACCCAGAAAAACACTTTCAGCAATGTTTTCCTTTCTTGGTGTGAAGGCAAAGCTCGGGAAAGTTTTACGAAAAGGCAAGATTCCAACAAAGAATATGGCAGGCACAAAGGGTCGGGTACTGGTTGATCCTCCCGTCTGGTCACCTCGACTCAAGCAGGAACTGCTCGACATCGTTCGACCTGATGCTGAATTGATGTTGCATCATATGGGTCGACCCTTGGACACCTGGGATTGGTCGCTTTAG
- a CDS encoding DUF3303 domain-containing protein has protein sequence MQHYLIVWTFPTVEGSWASCPGFADYINAGCPGDQFDGFELVYRVCEPISGSGVAIAKASDIGKVWAHLGPWIQGFGIQFEVNAVVSDAEFAALWPSVQAAAAVE, from the coding sequence ATGCAGCATTACCTCATTGTCTGGACCTTTCCCACGGTTGAAGGCTCATGGGCATCATGTCCTGGGTTTGCCGACTACATCAACGCCGGTTGCCCCGGAGACCAATTCGATGGTTTTGAATTGGTTTATCGGGTCTGTGAACCCATCAGCGGCAGTGGAGTCGCGATTGCCAAGGCCAGTGATATCGGCAAGGTTTGGGCACATCTTGGTCCTTGGATTCAGGGATTCGGTATTCAGTTCGAAGTGAATGCTGTTGTTTCAGATGCTGAATTCGCAGCATTATGGCCATCTGTTCAGGCCGCTGCCGCCGTTGAATGA
- a CDS encoding cupin domain-containing protein, with amino-acid sequence MSAHQPEVCNVLGDSITLQLTAEQTAGQYSVVEFATPGGVGQPPHTHAWDETYLVLEGALDLNLNGESTVISPGSCHQVKAGTVHAPTPSGDFCRYVMVGLPGGVEEVFKALKSNEEQLGDMAKVVEIVTKAGVTIAA; translated from the coding sequence ATGTCCGCCCATCAACCTGAGGTCTGCAATGTTCTCGGTGACTCGATCACACTTCAGCTCACAGCTGAGCAGACCGCAGGTCAGTACAGCGTTGTCGAGTTCGCAACACCCGGTGGTGTGGGCCAACCGCCCCACACCCATGCCTGGGATGAAACCTATCTGGTGCTCGAGGGGGCCCTGGACCTGAATCTGAACGGGGAATCCACCGTGATCAGCCCAGGGAGCTGCCACCAGGTCAAAGCAGGGACCGTGCATGCCCCGACACCAAGTGGCGATTTTTGCCGTTATGTCATGGTCGGCCTGCCAGGTGGTGTCGAAGAAGTCTTCAAAGCTCTGAAGAGCAACGAAGAACAACTGGGGGACATGGCCAAGGTTGTTGAGATCGTCACCAAGGCTGGCGTCACGATCGCGGCCTGA
- a CDS encoding sulfotransferase family protein → MSRSRHFIRIKEHNLLYGRVPKVANSSIKAVLCRLLNQKPIKSIKTTSDRFWRDCTHEETELLTPNQARKLRSSHYSFSFVRNPFDRLVAAYNNKVIEIDEPPLPMRRMGVVHNMPFQDFLNILAETSTDKYDVHLMPQYQILQSNERLVPKFIGRMEQMNDHWRILRKRLLRRGIRLAKALPEKNVRRSGDRNLHAYFSHSRLIDQFLEIYGKDVQLFYSDVSIDTLIANSSLPTIRPLKPKEANSENILQA, encoded by the coding sequence ATGTCCAGATCACGTCATTTCATACGCATCAAAGAACACAATCTGTTGTATGGAAGAGTCCCCAAAGTAGCCAATTCATCGATCAAAGCCGTGCTCTGCAGGCTGCTCAACCAGAAACCAATCAAATCCATTAAAACAACATCGGATCGTTTCTGGCGTGATTGCACTCACGAAGAGACGGAACTTCTCACACCCAATCAAGCACGAAAGCTGAGAAGCAGTCATTACAGTTTCAGCTTCGTGCGCAACCCTTTTGATCGGCTGGTCGCTGCTTACAACAACAAAGTGATCGAGATCGACGAACCACCATTGCCGATGCGACGCATGGGCGTTGTTCACAACATGCCCTTCCAAGACTTTCTGAACATCCTGGCGGAAACCTCAACGGACAAATACGACGTTCACCTGATGCCCCAGTATCAGATTCTGCAATCCAATGAGCGACTGGTCCCGAAATTCATTGGCAGAATGGAACAAATGAATGATCACTGGAGAATTCTTCGTAAACGACTGCTTCGACGGGGCATACGCCTTGCCAAAGCCTTGCCGGAGAAGAATGTGAGACGCAGTGGTGATCGTAACTTGCATGCCTATTTCAGCCACTCAAGGTTGATCGATCAATTTCTTGAAATCTACGGCAAAGACGTGCAATTGTTCTATTCCGACGTCTCCATTGACACTCTCATTGCCAACTCATCCTTACCAACGATTCGTCCGTTGAAACCCAAAGAGGCTAATTCCGAGAATATCCTTCAGGCCTGA
- a CDS encoding tetratricopeptide repeat protein, whose amino-acid sequence MAAVFSLILPLASPRLAVLIPGVAIALEAVSGQAAYAQNADDWFQSGEKKYNNGDYREAIDDFSKAIELNPKYENAYRLRGYSRDNLDDYKGAIEDFTVIIELNPRDSGAYAWRGSAKIDLENYQGAIKDLSQAIELNPSYGFAYFSRAYAKKYLNDLRGAISDMSMAIELEPQDQYNYSSRGLLKEEIGDLEGACSDWRKASELGHESSATWVKNQC is encoded by the coding sequence TTGGCCGCTGTCTTCTCCCTGATACTGCCTTTGGCCTCCCCGCGGCTGGCGGTCCTGATCCCTGGTGTTGCGATTGCTCTGGAAGCTGTATCAGGGCAAGCAGCGTATGCTCAAAACGCCGATGATTGGTTCCAATCAGGCGAAAAGAAATATAACAATGGCGACTATCGAGAAGCGATAGACGATTTCAGCAAGGCAATAGAACTCAATCCCAAATACGAAAACGCCTACCGCCTTCGTGGATATTCGAGAGATAACTTGGATGATTACAAGGGTGCGATCGAAGACTTTACAGTCATCATTGAGCTGAATCCTCGTGATTCCGGTGCGTATGCATGGCGTGGGAGTGCAAAAATAGATTTAGAAAACTATCAAGGTGCAATCAAAGATTTAAGTCAAGCAATAGAGCTTAACCCAAGCTATGGCTTCGCTTATTTCAGTCGTGCCTATGCAAAAAAATACTTGAACGATCTCAGAGGAGCCATTTCGGATATGAGCATGGCAATAGAGCTTGAGCCTCAAGACCAATACAACTACAGCAGTCGCGGTCTACTTAAAGAAGAGATCGGCGATCTTGAAGGTGCCTGTTCCGATTGGAGAAAAGCATCGGAACTTGGGCACGAATCGTCTGCTACATGGGTGAAAAACCAGTGCTGA
- a CDS encoding tetratricopeptide repeat protein — protein MSRVVTTLAAALSLWASAIPPIWVGLTPAILIGINVLSVRDANAQSESAVDWFDSGLEKAKRGDLQEAIADWTKAIEMYPQYAYAYYNRGRARRELGDLQKAIADYTKAVEINPNYAWAFYNRGNIRDELKDYQGAISDYTKAVKIDPQFFEAYGNRGYSKDKLGDSNGAIADYTKAIKINPKDEISYSNRGLTRKSQGNMKGACSDWRKAAALGNNTNAATWFREEC, from the coding sequence ATGTCTCGCGTCGTCACCACCCTGGCTGCTGCCTTATCGCTGTGGGCGTCAGCCATTCCCCCAATATGGGTTGGATTGACTCCTGCGATTCTGATTGGAATCAATGTTCTTTCAGTCCGAGATGCCAATGCGCAAAGCGAAAGCGCTGTGGACTGGTTCGATTCAGGCCTTGAAAAAGCAAAACGTGGAGATCTTCAAGAAGCCATTGCTGATTGGACAAAGGCAATCGAGATGTATCCTCAATATGCTTATGCTTACTACAATCGTGGCCGTGCACGACGGGAATTGGGAGATTTACAAAAAGCAATCGCTGATTACACGAAAGCAGTAGAAATCAATCCGAATTATGCCTGGGCTTTTTATAACCGGGGCAACATCAGAGACGAATTAAAAGACTACCAAGGGGCAATTTCTGATTATACGAAAGCGGTAAAAATCGATCCGCAATTTTTTGAGGCCTATGGAAATCGCGGTTATTCGAAAGACAAACTGGGGGATTCAAATGGCGCGATAGCTGACTATACCAAAGCAATAAAAATCAATCCAAAGGATGAAATTTCTTACAGCAATCGTGGCCTGACCAGAAAGTCTCAAGGCAATATGAAAGGCGCCTGCTCCGACTGGAGAAAAGCAGCAGCTTTAGGTAACAACACCAACGCTGCAACCTGGTTCAGGGAAGAATGCTGA
- a CDS encoding alpha/beta fold hydrolase yields MPLKWQPCQSGAPAKLGFECSRLPRPLRNDKGDGPQIELAVYRLPASGSADQRLGSLFFNPGGPGQPGGASASNAFLIPQELRKAFDFVTWDPRGLGASSPALSGCNAGPVQRPATGPVDWQQVLDQRRKELGEVNRACIESNRDLVTAMGTVETVHDLDALRGALGDSKLNYWGVSYGTVIGSTYAALYPDKIRALVLDGSVDPWIDLFGLSDSSVAPDDAARFFLALYPDLAPKLARALDRLALSPIILKDGSAYTRWDLLDPLQNFVSLPDMISGPFARTLIETVDHALFGTPAEQSAAIDQLEHPLLRSPEIDKNAAAGFAAVICQDFPQRPSIVRQQQQLERIVSQAPVFGGSLGANFLALCSGYDNVPAQDPVPRAPFPNVRVSGLVVGSSWDGSTPWVWSMAMARAFPSMRTVQTVGSQHGTVIGVQSSCVRSVVEDYLLSAEVPSFDVVCPYEAPKVEQDFQ; encoded by the coding sequence ATGCCCCTTAAGTGGCAGCCCTGTCAATCCGGAGCTCCCGCCAAACTCGGTTTTGAATGCTCCCGCTTGCCGCGCCCGTTGCGCAACGACAAGGGCGACGGTCCGCAGATTGAACTCGCGGTGTACCGGCTGCCGGCCAGTGGATCTGCTGATCAGAGGCTGGGGTCATTGTTTTTCAACCCAGGCGGCCCAGGACAGCCGGGGGGGGCGAGTGCCAGTAATGCTTTTTTGATCCCCCAAGAGTTACGGAAGGCATTTGATTTTGTGACCTGGGATCCCCGCGGACTTGGTGCCTCCTCGCCGGCCCTCAGCGGTTGCAATGCGGGTCCGGTGCAGCGACCAGCGACAGGGCCAGTCGACTGGCAGCAGGTGCTGGATCAACGGAGAAAGGAACTTGGAGAGGTCAATCGTGCCTGTATCGAGTCCAATCGCGATCTCGTGACAGCAATGGGAACGGTCGAGACCGTCCATGACCTGGATGCACTCCGTGGAGCACTCGGAGACAGCAAGCTCAACTACTGGGGCGTCTCTTATGGAACAGTGATCGGTTCGACGTATGCAGCCCTGTATCCGGACAAGATTCGGGCTCTCGTGCTGGATGGAAGTGTCGATCCCTGGATCGATCTGTTCGGTTTGAGTGATTCATCAGTGGCTCCAGATGATGCCGCCCGCTTTTTTCTTGCTCTCTATCCCGATCTGGCACCAAAACTTGCCCGTGCCCTCGATCGTCTGGCGTTGAGCCCAATCATCTTGAAGGATGGGTCTGCTTACACCCGTTGGGATCTTCTGGATCCTCTGCAGAACTTCGTGAGTCTTCCCGACATGATTTCGGGTCCCTTTGCACGCACGCTGATCGAAACCGTTGATCATGCGTTGTTCGGCACACCAGCGGAGCAATCAGCTGCCATTGATCAGCTTGAACATCCGTTGTTGCGTTCCCCGGAGATCGACAAAAATGCTGCCGCAGGATTTGCGGCCGTGATCTGTCAAGACTTCCCGCAGCGACCTTCGATCGTGCGTCAGCAGCAGCAGCTCGAGCGAATCGTTTCTCAGGCTCCGGTTTTTGGAGGTTCTTTAGGGGCCAACTTCCTGGCACTGTGCAGCGGCTATGACAACGTGCCAGCCCAGGATCCCGTCCCCAGGGCTCCCTTCCCAAACGTGCGTGTTTCAGGTTTGGTGGTTGGTTCCAGTTGGGACGGATCAACCCCTTGGGTCTGGTCGATGGCCATGGCGAGAGCCTTCCCCTCCATGCGGACTGTTCAAACCGTCGGCTCACAACACGGCACAGTGATTGGTGTGCAGTCCAGCTGTGTTCGCTCCGTGGTGGAGGACTACTTGCTCAGCGCAGAGGTCCCCAGCTTTGATGTGGTTTGTCCTTATGAGGCCCCAAAGGTTGAGCAGGATTTTCAATGA
- a CDS encoding tyrosine-type recombinase/integrase, with the protein MEALDDRGQIHRFGKGSRRRTVRVSAATLDLFHELGRGDADDFVFPSPRCEGHLTHHAMGDVCRKCGRAAGFHVHPHQLRHSHDTQARRRGVDVFARKTTHCHASGATTGDDVASNPRDSASHRLG; encoded by the coding sequence ATCGAGGCTCTTGATGACAGAGGCCAGATTCACCGCTTCGGCAAAGGATCGAGGCGACGCACTGTCCGCGTATCGGCAGCAACGCTCGACCTATTTCATGAGCTTGGCCGCGGTGATGCGGACGATTTCGTCTTCCCTAGTCCCCGCTGTGAAGGACACCTCACGCACCATGCAATGGGAGATGTTTGTCGAAAATGCGGACGAGCCGCCGGCTTCCACGTTCACCCGCACCAACTGAGGCACAGCCATGACACACAGGCGAGACGACGAGGAGTGGATGTATTCGCGCGCAAGACCACCCACTGCCATGCATCTGGCGCGACGACTGGTGATGACGTCGCTAGCAACCCTCGGGACAGTGCTTCTCATCGGCTTGGCTGA
- a CDS encoding DUF3764 family protein, which produces METTVWTFSLSVPFAEWAAIYDSDDVAKMHADAGVQSLFRGVSKEDPAKVCAVQTAPVGVAQKLFEDNKEMIAGAGHVIETTVIHAYVDA; this is translated from the coding sequence ATGGAAACCACGGTCTGGACATTCAGCCTGAGCGTTCCCTTCGCTGAGTGGGCTGCGATTTATGACAGCGACGATGTGGCCAAGATGCACGCAGATGCTGGTGTGCAATCACTGTTTCGAGGCGTCAGTAAAGAGGATCCTGCCAAGGTCTGCGCTGTCCAAACAGCTCCTGTTGGTGTTGCTCAAAAGCTCTTTGAAGACAACAAGGAGATGATCGCCGGAGCTGGACACGTGATTGAGACCACGGTGATCCATGCCTATGTCGATGCCTGA
- a CDS encoding sodium:proton antiporter, whose amino-acid sequence MTTPLDIPAILLVLATLFGTLNYWFVKLPHTIGLMLVALVASLSVVALDLIFPSLGMSTLVYEFLENIDFNVTLMQGMLSFLLFAGSLHVDLDQLRKNKWTILAFASIGVVLSSVVIGGGFWLLSEVIGLSLPFLICLLLGVMVSPTDPVAVLGVLKTLKVPAPLKAKIAGESLFNDGVAVVLFSVLASLAFGNTGGEGTEAGFQLTSAIWLLTKEAAGGIVLGLISGLSAFWLLRQIDDYVLEVLITLALVTGAYSIALHLHLSGPIAMVIAGLLIGNQGTSLAMSESTRLHVETFWELIDEILNSILFLLIGLKIIFLVQHSSYEISYPVLISLFIAITLLSIIARYLAIALPVKIRSLMSEVNPGTVPILTWAGIRGGVSVALALSLPNSPESAVLLFITYLVVLFSITVQGLTIENVIKYYYP is encoded by the coding sequence ATGACAACACCACTCGATATCCCAGCCATCCTGCTTGTCCTAGCAACCTTATTTGGAACGCTTAATTATTGGTTTGTAAAGCTTCCGCATACCATTGGGTTGATGCTTGTTGCACTAGTCGCCAGCCTGTCTGTCGTTGCACTTGATCTGATCTTTCCATCGCTGGGGATGAGCACATTAGTGTATGAATTTCTGGAAAATATTGATTTCAATGTAACACTGATGCAGGGCATGTTGTCGTTTCTTCTGTTTGCGGGTTCACTTCACGTTGATTTAGACCAATTGCGCAAGAACAAATGGACCATCTTGGCGTTTGCCAGCATTGGCGTCGTTCTATCTTCAGTCGTGATTGGAGGTGGTTTCTGGCTGTTGTCAGAAGTAATAGGTTTGTCTTTGCCGTTTTTGATCTGTTTGCTGCTGGGAGTCATGGTCTCCCCAACAGATCCAGTGGCCGTGCTGGGCGTCTTAAAGACGTTGAAGGTTCCAGCGCCTTTGAAAGCAAAAATCGCCGGCGAAAGTCTCTTTAATGATGGGGTCGCAGTGGTCCTTTTTTCGGTTCTGGCGTCATTGGCCTTTGGGAATACCGGCGGGGAAGGCACTGAAGCTGGCTTTCAGCTCACCTCGGCAATATGGCTACTAACCAAAGAAGCCGCGGGTGGGATTGTGCTTGGCTTGATCTCAGGCTTATCCGCTTTCTGGTTGCTCCGACAGATTGATGATTATGTTCTTGAAGTTTTGATCACACTTGCTCTCGTAACGGGTGCTTACTCGATTGCATTGCACCTGCATCTTTCAGGACCCATTGCCATGGTGATCGCAGGTCTGCTGATCGGCAATCAAGGGACATCCCTGGCCATGTCAGAGTCAACACGCTTGCATGTCGAAACCTTCTGGGAGTTGATCGACGAAATCCTCAACTCCATACTGTTTCTGCTGATTGGCCTAAAAATAATTTTCTTAGTGCAGCATTCCTCCTATGAAATCAGCTATCCAGTGTTGATCAGTTTGTTTATTGCCATTACTCTGCTTTCAATCATTGCTCGATATCTGGCCATTGCATTGCCTGTGAAGATCAGGTCACTCATGTCGGAGGTGAATCCGGGGACAGTACCAATTCTCACCTGGGCTGGAATCAGGGGAGGAGTGTCGGTTGCTCTTGCCCTATCACTTCCGAATAGTCCAGAGAGCGCAGTGCTCCTATTTATCACCTATTTGGTTGTGCTATTCTCGATCACAGTTCAGGGATTAACAATAGAAAACGTCATCAAATACTATTATCCGTAA